One genomic window of Candidatus Pseudobacter hemicellulosilyticus includes the following:
- a CDS encoding sigma-70 family RNA polymerase sigma factor, with product MDQVQFTDAALMASIRNDDAAAFKLLYDKYWEDLYLKACRRVDKDEAKDMVQEVMTTLWRRRKDITTQPDGNIGRYLHTAVKYRVISHYAYNSNEIRNSGLFEVLSGQPFSHSLETKELNEFLEKEIGRLPARMQQIFRLSRQDDFSIADIADQLNLSEQTVKNQLTEALKRIRASVKLHDSGDWAFILFLLYCSAH from the coding sequence ATGGACCAGGTACAGTTCACAGATGCGGCACTTATGGCGTCCATCCGAAACGACGATGCTGCTGCATTTAAATTATTGTATGATAAATACTGGGAAGACCTTTACCTCAAGGCGTGCCGCCGGGTGGATAAGGACGAGGCCAAGGATATGGTACAGGAGGTAATGACCACCCTCTGGCGAAGACGCAAAGACATCACTACCCAGCCTGATGGCAATATAGGGCGGTACCTGCACACCGCCGTTAAATACCGGGTCATCAGCCATTATGCCTACAACAGCAACGAGATCAGGAACAGCGGCCTCTTTGAAGTATTAAGCGGCCAGCCTTTCTCCCACTCCCTGGAGACCAAGGAGCTGAATGAATTCCTCGAAAAAGAGATCGGCCGCCTACCGGCCAGGATGCAACAGATCTTCCGGCTCAGCCGGCAGGATGATTTTTCCATTGCCGATATCGCAGACCAGCTCAACCTGTCCGAACAGACCGTCAAGAATCAACTGACCGAAGCCCTCAAAAGGATCCGCGCTTCCGTGAAGCTGCATGACTCCGGCGACTGGGCATTTATCCTTTTCCTGCTTTACTGCAGCGCTCACTAA
- a CDS encoding FecR domain-containing protein → MEAKHIRQLFKQYLLGQAPESQQDLVDNWYHSFDNTPVELTNREKQATAQEIWDRIAAEVLTEKKVRRIPAFLKVAAAAAVVLTAGLTWYLLQPGSPADNPAFTVLSTRNGERSVITIKDGTRLTLNAGTTVRVYNDFTRERKLQLVDGEVFFDVQQDPARPFLIESDSLRIQVLGTTFNIAAYQQLHNISVGVVSGSISVRNQRQLQQVLKANQGLVYDKAGQYFRATMVDSSQFAWRQGRLVLNDLSFQEMALLMEKNFGVTVITTDETIQNTKYTSELLSSMTAEQAVEVLAAIHHLKIDKKNNQFILTK, encoded by the coding sequence TTGGAAGCTAAGCACATCAGACAACTCTTTAAGCAATACCTGCTCGGTCAGGCCCCCGAATCCCAACAGGACCTGGTAGATAACTGGTACCATTCCTTTGACAACACACCAGTGGAACTGACCAACCGGGAAAAACAGGCCACCGCCCAGGAGATCTGGGACCGTATTGCCGCAGAAGTGCTGACAGAGAAAAAAGTACGCCGTATACCCGCCTTCCTTAAAGTGGCAGCAGCAGCAGCAGTGGTACTGACCGCCGGCCTTACCTGGTACCTGCTGCAGCCCGGCAGCCCCGCTGATAACCCGGCATTCACGGTACTCAGTACCCGGAATGGAGAAAGAAGCGTTATCACCATTAAGGACGGCACCAGGCTGACCCTCAACGCCGGCACCACCGTGAGGGTATACAATGATTTTACCCGTGAAAGGAAACTGCAGCTGGTGGATGGCGAGGTCTTCTTTGATGTACAGCAGGATCCTGCCAGGCCCTTCCTGATCGAGAGCGACAGTCTCCGCATCCAGGTGCTGGGCACCACTTTTAACATAGCCGCCTACCAGCAGCTGCACAATATATCCGTAGGCGTGGTATCCGGCAGCATCAGCGTCCGCAACCAGCGTCAGCTGCAGCAGGTCCTCAAAGCCAACCAGGGCCTGGTGTATGATAAAGCAGGACAATATTTCAGGGCTACCATGGTAGACAGTTCCCAGTTTGCCTGGAGACAGGGCCGGCTGGTACTCAACGACCTCTCCTTCCAGGAAATGGCCCTGCTGATGGAGAAGAATTTCGGCGTAACGGTCATCACTACTGACGAAACCATTCAAAACACCAAATACACTTCAGAATTGCTCAGCTCCATGACCGCCGAACAGGCCGTGGAAGTACTGGCTGCTATTCACCACCTAAAAATCGATAAAAAAAACAACCAGTTCATCTTAACCAAATGA